From Mytilus edulis chromosome 9, xbMytEdul2.2, whole genome shotgun sequence, the proteins below share one genomic window:
- the LOC139487549 gene encoding uncharacterized protein, translating to MSVLTSVLNGSHIKPTHFTPITEEVNTMFGSSSIPFSIRSRSDSLKAYFAVVNTYKDIKLLFLKHEQIPFSIGNSVISTTYQYCAIHNSGYEAIVSRSSEQLTSIDSCAWFCNDTNSFAVQSTGSMMICECVFGSTNLIHHKVDDVLCLPFTCKDENNDDKPCGMSQVMAVYSHDVKNFDSTRVMFSETEVNLADNDHSKTFTVEIGNGTSEDKIITGISISKINFAISNFTFEYSGESCSSSESFQRYTEFNPQMFDASTIHMIEPLRTSCLRLTIYPSDTTLPVNPHCRVILYKPSEDYVTADGIGIYGYYHDSTVDSSGSTIKTSQPVNSILPTSHIDTVAWTTSQLVTSILPTSHIDMVAFTTSQLMTSIFPTSHIDTVAFTTSQLMTFILPTSHIDTVATSHLVTSILPTSHIDTVTTSHLVTSILPTSHIDTTTVIASQGITCTSSPTTVCSDETTPTAEETTEPTHSKTNPNNLTCFSFCYHNKYHKNLTTEHVQNIRDEIRQFLLVDIKTLSSQIRKKISVRDRRTSATIIGSIPMSILLAVIGCVVLSDLNIIMIHLYGMVKNIKGLFSFIRR from the exons ATGTCTGTTTTAACCAGTGTTTTGAATGGTTCACATATTAAACCAACACATTTCACTCCAATTACCGAAGAGGTAAACACCATGTTTGG ATCATCCAGTATACCATTCTCTATCAGGAGCCGTAGTGATAGTTTGAAAGCCTACTTTGCAGTTGTCAATACCTATAAAGATATCAAACTACTGTTTTTGAAACATGAACAGATCCCATTTAGCATAGGGAACA GTGTCATATCAACAACATACCAGTATTGTGCTATTCACAATAGCGGATATGAAGCCATTGTATCTCGTTCTTCTGAACAGCTGACATCCATCGATTCCTGTGCATGGTTTTGCAATGACACAAACAGTTTTGCAGTACAG tcGACAGGAAGCATGATGATATGCGAATGTGTTTTCGGATCAACCAATCTCATCCATCATAAAGTGGACGATGTTTTGTGTCTTCCTTTCACTTGTAAAGATGAAAATAATGACGACAAACCCTGTGGAATGTCACAAGTAATGGCTGTTTACTCACATG ATGTGAAAAATTTTGACAGCACACGTGTTATGTTCTCTGAAACAGAAGTGAACTTGGCAGATAACGACCATTCAAAAACTTTCACG GTTGAAATTGGAAATGGAACAAGTGAGGATAAAATCATAACTGGTATCTCAATCTCCAAAATAAACTTTGCCATTAGCAATTTCACATTTGAATATTCCGGAGAAAGTTGTTCATCTAGTGAGTCGTTTCAAAGATATACTGAATTTAACCCACAG ATGTTTGATGCTTCAACAATACATATGATTGAACCGCTGCGTACATCATGTTTGAGGTTGACAATCTACCCAAGTGATACTACACTACCTGTTAATCCTCATTGTCGTGTTATATTATACAAACCCTCTG AAGACTATGTTACTGCAGATGGAATTGGGATATACGGATATTACCATGACAGCACAGTGGACAGTAGTG GTTCtacaataaaaacatcacaacCAGTTAACTCTATACTCCCTACTTCACATATCGACACGGTGGCATGGACAACATCACAACTAGTTACCTCTATACTCCCTACTTCACATATCGACATGGTGGCATTTACAACATCACAACTTATGACCTCTATATTCCCTACTTCACATATCGACACGGTGGCATTTACAACATCACAACTAATGACCTTTATACTCCCTACTTCACATATCGACACGGTGGCAACATCACATCTAGTTACCTCTATACTCCCTACTTCACATATCGACACGGTGACAACATCACATCTAGTTACCTCTATACTCCCTACTTCACATATTGACACAACTACGGTGATTGCATCGCAAGGAATTACATGTACTTCCTCACCAACAACTGTTTGTTCCGATGAAACTACGCCTACAGCAGAGGAGACTACAGAACCGACACATTCTAAAACAAACCCGAATAATTTGACATGCTTTTCTTTCTGCTATCATAATAAATACCATAAAAACTTAACGACAGAACATGTTCAGAACATCAGAGACGAAATTCGACAGTTCCTGTTGGTTGACATCAAAACCCTCTCATCACAAATTAGAAAGAAGATCTCAGTACGCGACAGAAGAACTAGTGCTACGATTATAGGAAGCATTCCGATGAGTATTCTGTTAGCAGTAATTGGATGTGTTGTTCTGTCAGATTTAAACATTATAATGATACATTTGTACGGTATGGTGAAAAATATTAAAGGATTGTTCTCCTTTATAAGAagataa